Proteins from a single region of Fusobacterium gonidiaformans ATCC 25563:
- a CDS encoding ATP-dependent nuclease: MKFNKIQVKNWGNFVDISLDCEDFLIFTGASDTGKSSLMKAILSFFRVRNLREGDIRDSKFPLEMIGNFIEKTGEFQLKFLKKNAEEIRYFVRYSAEWQEISEKEFQDFIQPISVFYIPSVLEESQMDYLFERVFQNEKLKAYHRFWEEYQEARKNRKSHGFYRHLFLRFLCEIATHEEKNNFWEHSILLWEEPEFYLNPQEERACYEKLLEHSRLGLQIIVSTNSSRFIDLEQYQSICIFRKKEEETRVYQYRGNLFSGDEVTEFNMNYWINPDRSELFFARKVILVEGQTDKIVLSYLAKKLGVYSYDTSIIECGSKSTIPQFIRLLNAFKIPYVVVYDKDNHLWRNPTEIFNSNQKNRSIQKMIYKKFGSYVEFENDIEEEIYNEDRERKNYKNKPFYALETVMQENYKIPKKLREKVYRIFE; encoded by the coding sequence ATGAAATTCAATAAGATTCAAGTCAAAAATTGGGGAAATTTTGTAGATATAAGTTTGGATTGTGAAGATTTTTTAATTTTTACTGGAGCATCGGATACAGGAAAATCTTCTTTGATGAAGGCAATTCTTTCTTTTTTTCGAGTTAGAAATTTACGAGAAGGAGATATTCGAGACTCTAAGTTTCCTTTAGAGATGATAGGAAATTTTATCGAAAAGACAGGAGAGTTCCAATTAAAGTTTTTAAAAAAGAATGCAGAAGAGATTCGATATTTTGTGAGATACAGTGCAGAATGGCAAGAAATATCTGAAAAAGAGTTTCAAGATTTCATTCAACCGATTTCTGTTTTTTATATTCCTTCTGTATTAGAAGAAAGTCAAATGGATTATCTCTTTGAACGAGTTTTTCAAAATGAAAAATTAAAAGCGTATCATCGTTTTTGGGAAGAGTATCAAGAAGCTAGGAAAAATAGAAAAAGCCATGGGTTTTATCGCCATCTATTTCTTCGTTTTCTTTGTGAAATTGCTACTCATGAAGAAAAAAATAATTTTTGGGAACATTCTATTTTATTATGGGAAGAGCCTGAATTTTATTTGAATCCACAAGAGGAGAGAGCTTGCTACGAAAAGTTATTAGAACATAGTCGATTGGGTTTGCAGATCATAGTTTCTACCAATTCAAGTCGTTTTATTGATTTAGAACAATATCAATCGATTTGTATATTTCGGAAGAAAGAAGAGGAAACAAGAGTTTATCAGTATCGAGGAAATTTATTTTCCGGAGATGAAGTGACGGAATTTAATATGAACTATTGGATCAATCCAGATCGAAGTGAATTGTTTTTCGCAAGAAAAGTGATCTTAGTAGAAGGACAAACCGATAAGATAGTGCTGTCTTATTTAGCAAAAAAATTGGGAGTTTATTCTTATGATACCTCGATTATTGAATGTGGAAGTAAGAGCACGATTCCTCAATTTATTCGTCTACTAAATGCTTTTAAAATCCCCTATGTAGTAGTTTATGATAAAGATAACCATCTTTGGAGAAATCCAACAGAAATTTTTAATTCCAATCAAAAAAATCGAAGTATTCAAAAAATGATTTATAAAAAGTTTGGTTCTTATGTAGAATTTGAAAATGATATTGAAGAAGAAATTTATAATGAGGATAGAGAGAGAAAAAATTATAAAAACAAACCTTTCTATGCTTTAGAAACCGTGATGCAAGAAAACTATAAAATTCCTAAAAAATTACGAGAAAAGGTTTATAGAATATTTGAATAA
- a CDS encoding ISL3 family transposase: protein MSQSYLIKSLFDIQDKNITFLPLEIEKEYKYHTFSKVISAILTKDACACPHCHSQKTVKNGFKTTKVRYLPFQNYPITIALKKQRFLCRECHHSFTLETPIVKKYASLSQTLKLSVLKSLKENISLSLIAKQHRISIPTVQRILKQGYLSYEISKKFLPKVLCFDEFKSTKDSDGAMSFLFMDGSSHKILDIVENRKLHALEDYFSRFSYQVRAQVKYIVMDMYSPYIQLTKRYFAKANIVLDPFHIVQLVNRAFNQTRIREMNQEKTKNSKLYRILKRDWKLYLKDFLTLSETRKYCRSLKQFISPSEKVDYVMAKKENLRQDYYFYQDILYAIKRKDFRLFESYLERWKKKISPKMQTAWKTLRKYRKYIRNTLGTSYSNGPLEGMNNFIKSVKRVAFGFHRFSHFRQRILIMQGIAQINPNF from the coding sequence ATGTCTCAATCATATTTGATCAAATCTCTTTTCGATATTCAAGATAAAAATATTACTTTTCTTCCTCTTGAAATTGAAAAAGAATACAAATATCATACTTTTTCAAAAGTGATTTCCGCTATCTTGACGAAAGATGCCTGCGCGTGTCCTCATTGTCATTCTCAAAAAACTGTAAAAAATGGCTTTAAAACAACAAAAGTTCGGTATCTCCCTTTTCAAAATTATCCTATTACCATTGCATTGAAAAAACAGAGATTTCTTTGTAGAGAATGCCACCATTCTTTTACTCTAGAAACACCGATTGTCAAAAAATATGCTTCTCTTTCACAAACTCTAAAACTTTCTGTTTTGAAAAGTTTAAAAGAAAATATATCTCTTTCTTTGATCGCAAAACAACATAGAATCTCCATTCCTACTGTACAACGAATTCTAAAACAAGGATATCTTTCCTATGAGATTTCTAAAAAATTTCTTCCAAAAGTGCTTTGTTTTGATGAGTTTAAATCTACAAAAGATAGTGATGGGGCAATGTCTTTTCTTTTTATGGATGGAAGTTCCCATAAAATATTAGATATTGTGGAAAATCGAAAATTACATGCGCTAGAAGATTACTTTTCAAGATTCTCCTATCAAGTCAGGGCTCAAGTGAAATACATTGTTATGGATATGTATTCTCCTTATATTCAACTTACAAAACGGTATTTTGCAAAAGCAAACATTGTATTAGACCCCTTTCATATTGTTCAACTTGTCAATCGTGCTTTTAACCAAACAAGAATTCGAGAAATGAACCAAGAGAAAACAAAGAACTCAAAACTATATCGCATACTAAAACGAGATTGGAAGCTTTATTTGAAAGATTTTTTAACCTTATCAGAAACTAGAAAATACTGTCGTTCCTTGAAACAATTCATTTCTCCTAGTGAAAAAGTGGATTATGTAATGGCTAAGAAAGAGAATTTACGACAAGATTATTATTTCTACCAAGATATTCTATATGCCATAAAAAGAAAAGATTTCCGACTGTTCGAATCTTACTTAGAACGATGGAAGAAAAAGATAAGCCCTAAGATGCAAACTGCTTGGAAAACACTTCGTAAATACAGAAAATATATTCGAAACACTTTAGGAACAAGCTATAGCAATGGACCTTTAGAAGGAATGAACAATTTTATTAAATCTGTAAAACGAGTTGCATTCGGATTCCATAGATTTTCTCATTTTCGACAAAGAATTCTTATTATGCAGGGGATAGCGCAAATCAATCCCAATTTTTAA
- a CDS encoding NfeD family protein: protein MGIVFWIILACIFAGLEIIIPALITIWFAFAALLLVMLSFFNFFILSPFMEWKFFIFVSVILLLLTRPFSKKYFQNQKEEFRGDWVGKELVIEKVIREGYYEAKFKGSIWTLLSEDSLGVGDIVKIVSYEGNRIIVKKKEA from the coding sequence ATGGGAATTGTTTTTTGGATTATTCTCGCTTGTATTTTTGCGGGATTAGAAATTATAATACCGGCTTTAATTACGATTTGGTTTGCTTTCGCTGCCTTGCTCTTGGTAATGCTTTCTTTTTTCAATTTTTTTATCCTGAGTCCTTTTATGGAATGGAAGTTTTTTATTTTTGTATCGGTTATTTTATTATTGTTAACGAGGCCTTTCAGTAAAAAATATTTTCAAAATCAAAAAGAGGAATTTCGAGGAGACTGGGTTGGGAAAGAGTTAGTCATTGAAAAGGTGATTCGTGAAGGCTACTATGAAGCGAAATTTAAGGGGAGTATTTGGACTTTACTTTCAGAGGATTCCTTAGGGGTTGGAGATATCGTGAAAATTGTTTCCTATGAGGGAAACCGAATTATTGTAAAAAAGAAGGAGGCATAA
- the megL gene encoding methionine gamma-lyase: MEMKKCGLGTTAIHGGAVKNPYGSLAVPVFQTSTFIFDSAEQGGKRFALEEPGYIYSRLGNPTTSILEARVAALEEGEAAVAMSSGMGAISSTLWTVLKAGDHVVTDTTLYGCTFALMNHGLTKFGVEVSFVDTSDLEAVKKAMKPNTRVVYLETPANPNLKIVDLEAIAKLAHTNPYTLVIVDNTFATPFLQKPLKLGVDIVVHSATKYINGHGDVIAGLAITNQELANQIRLVGLKDMTGSVLGPQEAYYILRGLKTFEIRMERHCKNAEKVVEYLCKHDKVEKVYYPGLVDHPGHEVAKKQMRAFGGMISFELKGGIEAGKTLLNNLKLCSLAVSLGDTETLIQHPASMTHSPYTKEERMAAGITDGLVRLSVGLENVEDIIADLEYGLSKI, translated from the coding sequence ATGGAAATGAAAAAATGTGGTTTAGGGACAACAGCGATTCATGGTGGTGCAGTCAAAAATCCTTATGGAAGTTTAGCGGTACCAGTATTTCAAACGTCAACTTTTATTTTTGATTCTGCAGAACAAGGTGGAAAACGTTTTGCATTGGAAGAACCAGGATACATTTATTCTCGTTTAGGAAACCCAACAACTAGCATTTTAGAAGCTAGAGTAGCAGCCTTAGAAGAAGGAGAAGCAGCCGTAGCGATGTCTTCCGGAATGGGAGCTATCTCTTCTACTTTATGGACTGTATTAAAAGCTGGGGATCATGTGGTTACAGATACAACTCTATATGGATGTACTTTTGCTTTGATGAATCATGGATTGACAAAATTTGGAGTAGAAGTTAGTTTTGTAGATACTTCTGATTTAGAAGCAGTCAAAAAAGCAATGAAACCAAATACAAGAGTTGTTTACTTAGAAACTCCGGCAAACCCAAATTTAAAAATTGTAGATTTAGAAGCTATTGCAAAATTAGCTCATACCAATCCATATACTTTGGTAATTGTAGATAACACTTTTGCAACTCCTTTCTTACAAAAACCTTTAAAATTAGGAGTTGATATTGTAGTTCACTCTGCAACAAAATATATCAATGGACATGGAGATGTCATTGCAGGTTTAGCAATTACAAATCAAGAATTAGCAAATCAAATCCGATTGGTAGGACTAAAAGATATGACAGGTTCTGTATTAGGACCTCAAGAAGCATATTATATTCTTCGAGGATTAAAAACTTTTGAAATTCGTATGGAAAGACATTGTAAAAATGCTGAAAAAGTTGTGGAATACTTATGTAAACATGATAAAGTAGAAAAAGTTTACTATCCGGGTCTTGTAGATCACCCAGGACATGAAGTAGCCAAAAAACAAATGAGAGCTTTTGGTGGAATGATTTCTTTTGAATTAAAAGGTGGAATTGAAGCAGGAAAAACTTTATTGAATAATTTGAAATTATGTTCTTTGGCAGTATCATTAGGAGATACAGAAACTTTAATTCAACACCCGGCATCTATGACTCACTCTCCTTATACAAAAGAAGAAAGAATGGCAGCGGGAATTACAGACGGATTGGTAAGATTATCTGTGGGATTAGAAAATGTGGAAGACATTATTGCTGACTTAGAATATGGATTATCAAAAATCTAA
- a CDS encoding DMT family transporter yields the protein MRNYILKKYATRFYAFLAVFFWASAFVSTKIVLQSGQLSAMDLGTLRYFFAAVLLLPLAILFKVRLPDSRDLSKFAISGILGYTAYMFFFNTASTMITPSTASVINAICPGVTAIFAYFLFYEKISWKGIFGLGISFIGILFLSLWNGSFSLNIGVLYMLAAALCLSMYNISQRSFVKRYNAMETMTHCLLAGSLFLLLCHGKSLTLIPSLSKQMWIHLLYLAIFPSILSYYCWAKAMECCNKTTEVTNFMFVTPMLATFLSFLMIKEFPTWSTYFGGALILLGMLLFQIEKTVV from the coding sequence ATGAGAAATTATATCTTAAAAAAATACGCGACTCGCTTTTATGCTTTTTTAGCTGTTTTCTTTTGGGCTTCTGCCTTTGTATCCACTAAAATTGTATTACAAAGCGGTCAATTGTCTGCTATGGACTTAGGAACTTTGCGTTATTTTTTTGCAGCCGTCCTTTTACTTCCACTAGCAATCTTATTTAAAGTTAGATTACCGGATAGTAGAGATTTATCAAAATTCGCTATTTCCGGAATTTTGGGATATACTGCTTATATGTTTTTCTTTAATACAGCAAGCACTATGATTACTCCTTCCACAGCCAGTGTGATCAATGCAATTTGTCCTGGAGTCACTGCAATCTTTGCTTATTTTCTTTTTTATGAAAAAATTTCTTGGAAAGGTATCTTCGGACTTGGTATTTCCTTTATCGGAATCCTTTTTTTATCACTATGGAACGGTAGTTTCTCTCTAAATATCGGAGTTTTGTATATGTTAGCAGCGGCTCTTTGTTTATCTATGTATAATATCAGTCAAAGATCTTTTGTAAAACGATACAATGCTATGGAGACCATGACCCACTGTCTTCTAGCGGGAAGTCTTTTTTTACTTCTTTGTCATGGAAAATCTCTAACATTGATCCCTAGTTTATCCAAACAAATGTGGATACATCTTTTATACCTTGCTATTTTCCCAAGTATTCTCTCTTATTATTGTTGGGCAAAGGCAATGGAATGCTGTAACAAAACAACGGAAGTTACAAATTTTATGTTTGTCACTCCTATGCTTGCTACTTTTTTATCTTTTTTAATGATAAAAGAATTTCCCACTTGGAGCACTTATTTCGGTGGAGCTTTAATCCTCTTAGGTATGCTTCTCTTTCAAATTGAAAAAACGGTTGTATAA
- a CDS encoding gluconeogenesis factor YvcK family protein gives MRKQPSIVVLGGGSGISVLLRGLKHLPVDITTIVTVADSGGSSGVLRKEFSCLPPGDFRNVIAALSEVEPLMEEVFQYRFQKDTFLGGHPLGNLIIMAMTELTGNLQESIDSLRKLFNIKAQILPASLDNVTLAAKKIDGSIVEGENEIPRTNQKIQEVFYTTKVKPIPKTLEIIKKADLIILGMGSLYTSLIPHLLVEGISESIAKSKAKKIYICNAMEQPGETEQYTVSDHVKAIYQHSQEGLIDTILVDSHSIPKREMKRYEEAGVSRVEIDFPKLQELGLEVIDRNMIEVDKKGMIRHHPYRLAAVIYSLIDHWERFYD, from the coding sequence ATGAGAAAGCAACCAAGTATTGTAGTATTGGGAGGAGGTAGTGGAATTTCTGTTTTACTACGAGGCTTAAAACATCTTCCTGTAGATATTACAACCATTGTAACAGTAGCAGACAGTGGAGGAAGTAGCGGAGTCTTACGAAAGGAATTTTCTTGCCTTCCCCCCGGAGATTTTAGAAATGTCATTGCAGCTTTAAGTGAAGTAGAACCTCTGATGGAAGAGGTTTTTCAATATCGTTTTCAAAAAGATACTTTTTTAGGAGGGCATCCTTTAGGAAATTTGATTATCATGGCAATGACAGAGTTAACAGGCAATTTACAAGAATCTATTGACTCTTTAAGAAAACTTTTTAATATTAAAGCTCAAATTTTGCCAGCAAGTTTAGATAATGTTACTTTAGCTGCGAAAAAAATAGATGGAAGTATTGTAGAGGGAGAGAATGAAATTCCAAGAACGAATCAAAAAATTCAAGAAGTTTTTTATACTACGAAGGTGAAACCAATTCCTAAGACACTTGAAATTATTAAGAAGGCAGATTTAATTATTTTGGGAATGGGAAGCTTGTACACCAGTTTAATCCCACATTTGTTGGTGGAGGGGATTTCAGAATCCATTGCAAAATCTAAGGCAAAAAAGATATATATTTGTAATGCGATGGAACAACCGGGGGAAACGGAACAATATACCGTTTCTGACCATGTAAAAGCAATTTATCAACATAGTCAAGAAGGATTGATTGATACTATCTTAGTGGATTCTCACAGTATTCCTAAAAGAGAGATGAAACGTTACGAAGAAGCAGGAGTCTCTAGGGTAGAAATTGATTTTCCGAAACTGCAAGAGTTGGGACTTGAGGTAATTGATCGGAATATGATAGAAGTTGATAAGAAAGGTATGATACGACATCATCCGTATCGTTTGGCAGCAGTTATTTATTCTTTGATTGATCATTGGGAGAGGTTTTACGATTAG
- a CDS encoding PLP-dependent aminotransferase family protein: MKTKIIRDAKHNISMQLYEILKEDILQNNWKENTKFYSIRQISIKFQVNLNTVLKVFQTLEEEGYLYSIKGKGCFIKKGYNLDVNERMTPILNTFRFGQNAKGQEINFSNGAPPKEYFPVEAYQNILSEILSDIEGSKNLLGYQNIQGLESLRQELTQFVKPYGITVSKDNIIVCSGTQNVLQLISTTLGTVPRKTVLLSNPTYQNAVHILESSCNIENIDLQSDGWDMKKLEEILQNKKIHLVYVMTNFQNPTGVSWSLEKKKQLLEFSKKYDFYIIEDDCFADFYYERKMAKPIKAFDKEGRVLYLKTFSKLVMPGVGLAMLIPPKNFVEKFTINKYFIDTTTSGIHQKFLELFIKRGLLEKHLEQLREILGQRMKYMVEKLQKIPHLRILHIPKGGFFLWIELANYIDGEKFYYKCRLRGLSILPGFIFYSNTKNSCKIRISIVSSSFDEMQIGCQIIQDILEHCEGVSEMKLP; this comes from the coding sequence ATGAAAACAAAAATCATTCGAGATGCCAAACATAATATTTCAATGCAGCTATATGAAATTTTAAAAGAAGACATCTTACAAAACAATTGGAAAGAAAATACAAAATTTTATTCAATACGACAAATCTCCATTAAATTTCAAGTCAATCTAAATACAGTACTCAAAGTATTTCAAACTTTAGAGGAAGAAGGATATCTATATAGTATCAAAGGAAAAGGTTGCTTTATTAAAAAAGGATATAACTTAGATGTCAACGAAAGAATGACACCGATTCTAAATACTTTTCGTTTTGGACAAAATGCGAAAGGGCAAGAAATTAACTTTTCCAACGGAGCTCCTCCAAAAGAATACTTTCCTGTCGAAGCATATCAGAATATTTTATCGGAAATTCTTTCTGATATCGAAGGAAGCAAAAATTTACTGGGGTATCAAAATATCCAAGGTTTAGAAAGCCTCCGACAAGAATTAACACAATTTGTGAAACCTTATGGAATTACTGTTTCTAAAGACAATATCATTGTCTGTTCCGGAACGCAAAATGTTTTACAACTAATTAGTACTACTCTAGGAACCGTTCCAAGAAAAACAGTGCTTTTATCAAATCCGACTTATCAAAATGCAGTACATATTTTAGAAAGCTCTTGTAATATTGAAAATATTGACTTACAATCTGATGGTTGGGATATGAAAAAACTTGAGGAGATTTTACAAAACAAAAAAATCCACTTGGTCTATGTTATGACAAATTTTCAAAATCCAACCGGTGTGAGTTGGTCTCTAGAAAAGAAGAAACAACTTTTAGAATTTTCAAAAAAGTATGATTTCTACATTATTGAAGATGACTGTTTTGCTGACTTCTATTATGAAAGAAAGATGGCAAAACCCATCAAAGCCTTCGATAAAGAAGGAAGAGTTCTTTATTTAAAAACATTTTCTAAATTAGTAATGCCAGGTGTAGGACTTGCTATGTTAATTCCGCCTAAAAATTTTGTAGAAAAATTTACCATCAATAAATATTTCATTGATACTACGACTTCCGGAATTCATCAAAAATTTTTGGAATTATTTATTAAAAGAGGTCTTTTAGAAAAACATTTGGAACAACTGAGGGAAATCCTAGGACAAAGAATGAAATACATGGTGGAAAAATTACAAAAGATTCCTCATCTTCGTATTCTACATATTCCAAAAGGTGGTTTTTTCCTTTGGATTGAGCTTGCCAATTATATTGATGGAGAAAAATTTTACTACAAATGTCGTCTACGAGGACTTTCTATTTTACCAGGATTTATTTTTTATTCCAATACCAAAAATTCTTGTAAAATTCGAATTAGTATCGTTTCTAGCTCTTTTGATGAAATGCAAATAGGCTGTCAAATCATACAAGATATTTTAGAGCATTGTGAAGGGGTAAGCGAAATGAAATTACCCTAA
- a CDS encoding 4Fe-4S binding protein, with protein sequence MKRKAKCIESNCIMCRACFTNCPVKAIDRKININRELCIGCGTCMKVCQHGAMILEEVEDEIQ encoded by the coding sequence ATGAAGAGAAAGGCAAAGTGTATAGAAAGTAATTGTATTATGTGTAGGGCTTGTTTTACAAATTGTCCTGTCAAGGCAATTGATAGAAAAATTAACATCAATAGAGAACTTTGTATTGGTTGTGGTACTTGTATGAAAGTATGTCAACATGGTGCCATGATTTTGGAGGAAGTAGAGGATGAAATTCAATAA
- a CDS encoding SPFH domain-containing protein — protein sequence MFIFSIFPYFFIFLLIILFISKGIKIVPESNVYIVEKLGKYHQSLSSGLNFINPFFDRISRVVSLKEQVVDFPPQPVITKDNATMQIDTVVYFQITDPKSYTYGVERPLSAIENLTATTLRNIIGDMTVDQTLTSRDIINTKMRVELDEATDPWGIKVNRVELKSILPPEDIRVAMEKEMKAEREKRATVLEAQAKRESAILVAEGEKQSTILRAEAAKESEIQEALGKAQAILEIRKAEAEGIRLLNEAKITKEVLSLKSFESLEKVAEGQATKIIIPSELQNLSSFVTAIREMK from the coding sequence ATGTTTATATTTTCAATTTTTCCGTATTTTTTTATATTTTTATTGATTATTTTATTTATTTCTAAGGGAATAAAAATTGTTCCTGAATCAAATGTTTACATTGTAGAAAAGCTAGGAAAGTATCATCAGTCATTGAGTTCCGGGTTAAATTTCATCAATCCTTTTTTTGATAGAATTTCAAGAGTTGTATCTTTAAAAGAGCAAGTTGTTGATTTTCCACCTCAACCGGTGATTACCAAAGACAATGCTACGATGCAAATTGATACTGTCGTATACTTTCAAATCACAGATCCAAAATCCTATACTTATGGAGTAGAAAGACCTTTATCTGCTATTGAAAACTTAACGGCAACGACTCTTCGAAATATTATTGGAGATATGACGGTGGATCAAACATTAACTTCTCGAGATATTATCAATACGAAGATGAGAGTAGAACTGGATGAGGCAACCGATCCTTGGGGAATTAAGGTAAATCGTGTGGAGTTAAAAAGTATATTACCTCCGGAAGATATCCGAGTAGCTATGGAAAAAGAAATGAAAGCAGAGAGAGAAAAAAGAGCGACTGTGTTGGAAGCACAAGCAAAACGAGAGTCTGCAATCTTAGTGGCGGAAGGAGAAAAGCAATCTACAATCCTCCGAGCAGAAGCAGCAAAAGAATCTGAAATACAGGAAGCTTTAGGGAAAGCTCAAGCAATTTTAGAAATTAGAAAGGCAGAAGCAGAAGGAATTCGCTTACTAAATGAAGCAAAGATTACAAAAGAAGTGTTGAGTTTGAAATCTTTTGAAAGCTTGGAAAAAGTAGCAGAAGGACAGGCTACTAAAATTATTATTCCAAGTGAACTTCAAAATTTATCTTCTTTCGTGACGGCAATTCGAGAAATGAAATAA
- a CDS encoding Na+/H+ antiporter NhaC family protein yields MLENQVKASFKGLIPFIVFIVIYLGAGMILQSQGVELAFYQLPGPVAAAAGIVVAFILFKGTIEEKFNTFLEGCGHQDIMTMCIIYLLAGAFAVVSKAMGGVDSTVNLGITYIPPHYIAVGLFVIGAFISTATGTSVGAIVALGPIAVGLGEKSGVPMALILAAVMGGAMFGDNLSVISDTTIAATKTQGVEMRDKFRINLFIAAPAAIITIILLFMFGRPDVVPEAMSYDFNIVKVLPYVFVLVMALIGINVFVVLASGVLLSGIIGFAYGDFTLLTFGQQVYNGFTNMTEIFILSMLTGGMAQMVTKQGGIQWVIEKIQTMVVGTKSAKFGIGMLVGLTDIAVANNTVAIIINGEIAKQLSTKYEVDGRESAAFLDIFSCVAQGAIPHGAQMLILLGFAKGAVSPTQLMPLLWYQILLFIFSVVYIMMPQLSKQVLNFLDKPQSKKA; encoded by the coding sequence ATGTTAGAAAACCAAGTTAAGGCTAGTTTCAAAGGGTTAATTCCTTTTATTGTGTTTATTGTGATCTATTTGGGTGCAGGAATGATATTACAATCACAAGGTGTTGAGTTAGCTTTCTATCAATTACCCGGACCGGTTGCAGCCGCAGCAGGAATTGTAGTTGCTTTTATTTTATTCAAAGGAACGATTGAAGAAAAATTTAATACCTTCTTAGAAGGTTGTGGACATCAAGATATTATGACCATGTGTATTATTTACTTACTAGCCGGAGCTTTTGCTGTTGTATCAAAAGCAATGGGAGGAGTGGATTCTACTGTTAACTTGGGAATTACTTATATCCCACCTCATTACATTGCAGTAGGACTTTTTGTCATTGGGGCTTTTATCTCGACCGCAACAGGAACTTCTGTCGGAGCGATTGTAGCTTTAGGACCAATCGCTGTTGGATTAGGAGAAAAAAGTGGAGTCCCTATGGCTTTGATTTTAGCAGCCGTTATGGGTGGAGCAATGTTCGGAGATAACCTATCTGTTATTTCAGATACGACGATTGCAGCAACAAAAACCCAAGGTGTTGAAATGAGAGATAAATTTAGAATTAACTTGTTTATCGCTGCACCTGCGGCTATCATTACTATTATTTTATTATTTATGTTTGGTAGACCTGACGTAGTTCCGGAAGCCATGTCTTACGATTTTAACATTGTAAAAGTATTACCTTATGTTTTTGTATTAGTCATGGCATTGATTGGAATTAACGTTTTTGTTGTTCTAGCATCAGGAGTGTTATTATCAGGAATCATCGGATTCGCTTATGGAGATTTTACTCTATTGACTTTTGGACAACAAGTTTATAATGGATTTACAAATATGACAGAAATTTTCATCTTATCCATGTTAACAGGTGGAATGGCACAAATGGTGACAAAACAAGGTGGAATTCAATGGGTCATTGAAAAAATTCAAACTATGGTAGTCGGAACAAAGAGTGCTAAATTTGGAATTGGAATGTTGGTAGGATTAACAGATATTGCTGTTGCAAACAATACTGTTGCTATTATTATCAACGGAGAAATTGCAAAACAATTATCAACAAAATATGAAGTAGACGGTAGAGAAAGTGCTGCTTTCTTGGATATCTTCTCTTGTGTGGCTCAAGGTGCAATTCCACATGGGGCTCAAATGTTAATTTTATTAGGATTTGCAAAAGGAGCCGTTTCTCCGACTCAACTAATGCCATTATTATGGTATCAAATTCTATTATTTATTTTCTCAGTGGTATATATCATGATGCCTCAATTGAGTAAACAAGTATTAAATTTCTTAGATAAACCACAAAGCAAAAAAGCATAA